A single Bos mutus isolate GX-2022 chromosome 16, NWIPB_WYAK_1.1, whole genome shotgun sequence DNA region contains:
- the TEX50 gene encoding testis-expressed protein 50: protein MSTQGLSLIFTLLFICFFRESFCICDGTTWTKVGWEIFPEEMHYLKVKTAPSHCLPYPLDKLCCNFANMDIFHGCLNLIYILIQALFLILSVLSAHYLWMKWKKHKKKLKKQVSLDTPGKDLETQSVYDIDQILCRLVATTSMMTKYLNQMSHHPQAKKAKHRKLKRKTTEGGEGGREY from the exons ATGTCTACTCAAGGACTATCCCTGATTTTTACTCTGTTGTTTATCTGCTTTTTCAGGGAGAGCTTCTGCATTTGTGATGGTACTACCTGGACAAAGGTTGGATGGGAGATTTTTCCAGAAGAAATGCATTATTTGAAAGTTAAGACAGCTCCATCTCACTGTCTACCTTACCCTCTGGACAAACTATGCTGCAATTTTGCTAATATGGATATATTTCACGGTTGtttaaatcttatttatattttaatacaagCTCTCTTTTTAATCCTCTCTGTTTTGTCTGCACATTACCTGTGGATgaagtggaagaaacacaaaaaaaag ctaAAGAAACAAGTCTCCTTGGATACACCTGGTAAGGATCTAGAAACCCAGTCTGTCTATGACATTGACCAAATACTCTGCAGACTGGTGGCCACAACATCAATGATGACCAAGTACCTAAATCAGATGTCCCATCACCCTCAGGCTAAGAAAGCCAAGCACcgaaaactaaaaagaaagacgactgaaggaggagaaggaggcagagaataTTAG